TTTTGCGACAATTTCCTGATAGATTTCTCGGGCCTGATCTGCCGGCAGTACTTCTCCCTTAAGAACTTGATCCCCTATCTTCATAGTGAAGTCGCTAATCACGGCCGAAGATGGTATTGGGAAGAGATACACCGCTTCAAGCAATCTCATGGATTTGTTCTCAAATTCCTCCTCGATAATCACAGTTGCAATTCCGTCTTCGACTTTTATATGAACATTGTGAGAGTTCATAACAAACCCGCCTAGACCCCTTTCAATTGGATACGGTGGAACCACTACTCCGTTTGAAAAGACAGTTGCACCAGCCAAAACGAAAAGAACCATTGCCCCAAAACCCTTCATTCTATCGCCCCCTCTTTCTCCTTACTACATATGACATGAGAGAGGGCTACAAAGTTTGCTACATCAATGCGATTCAATATATGAGAATTCATAAATAGCTTATTATTGGCTCAAAAGAGATTTGACAATGCCTTTTGTCTTTACCAACAAAAAACCCGGAGATCAAAGATCTCCGGGAATATCTTGCTGACCCAAAAAATCTAGAATATCGAATCAGGTTCGTAGTAGAGTTCAGCGTTTTCAGCTGTAATAAGCTCTGCGGCGAGAATTATCTTAGAAGGAATCTGCTGCTGGTAGAATCCTTCCAGTGGATGGCCCCTCATTGCGAATACAGCCATCGAAATACCGGTAGCGATCATTGACGGCGGATATGTAACATCTGCTTTCACGAGAGGGTCATTGTCGATGATCTTCTTTATCATTTCCTTTGATCCGGCGCCACCGAGGAAGAGCTTGATATCATTTCTTCCTGACTCCCTGTAGGCTTGAAGAACTCCAACGAGAACGTCGTCATCCTGTGCCCAAACGGCGTCGATCTTTGGGTATTTCTGGAGATAGTTTTCCATGATTTCCAGTCCGCGGGCTGTATCCCAGTAAGCGGGCTGGGAATCGAGAATTCTTATGTCTGGATACTTAGCCATTACTTCATTAAATGCGTCGACTCTTTCGCTGTTTATTACACATGGAATGCCTTCAAGAACCACTATATCGCCTTTGTAATCAAGAGCTTCTGCCATCCACTCGGCGGAGACCCTTCCAAGTCCCGGGTTATCGCCGGCAACGTACACGTTTTCGACAGGCTTGGTGAGACCTCTGTCGACGGAGACAATAAATACCCCGCTGTTGTACGCTTTCTCAACTATCGGCGTGAGTGGTTCGGAGTCATGAGCAAGAATTACAAGAGCATCGATGCCCTTTACCATGAGGTCTTCAACATCTCCAACCTGTTTCGCGGGTGAATCGGCAGTGACTAGGAAGAACTCAACATCGGGATCCTTTTCGTTCCAGTCCTTTATTGCCCTCTGTGCCCACCATACTATTCCACCTGTCCAGCCGTGATCTGCACTCGGGATGGCGACACCAATCTTAATCTTCTCGGCAGCCATTGCAAAAGCCGAGAGTACAAACACTACAAGGATCATGAGAACTAATGCCTTTTTCACAAAAAACACCTCCTATTTCCTTTGGCCCCAACGGGGTTATTGAGCTCTCTTTCTCTGTATCAAGACCGCGCCAATTATTACTACTCCCTTGACCGTTCCTTGCAGATACGGTGAGACTCCCAGCATGTTCAGCATGTTGTTTATTATTCCGAGAGTGATCGCTCCGATTACGGTTCCAAAAATCGAACCCGAACCACCTGTCATAGGTGTTCCGCCGATTATGACTGCTGCAATGGCATCAAGTTCATAATTGAGACCGCCGTTAGTGGAACTCATAGAATTCAATCTGGCCGAGAGAAAGACAGCGGAGAATCCTACGGTTATTCCGACTGCTACGTATGACATGAATCTCGTTAGATTTACCTTTATTGCAGAATACTTTGCGACTTTCGGATTGGAGCCTACAGCACAAAGGTACCTACCATAACGTGTCTTATTGAGTATTATGGCAAAGACCACCGCAAGACTTATGAAAACGATAACCGGGTTCGGAATTCCTAGAATTCTCCCCATTCCAAGATCCGGGAAGAGCCTACTCTGCGATCTGAATACACCGGCACTTCCTATATACAACGCCATCGATCTGAATATGGCCATGGTACCTAGAGTAGCAATGAAAGGTGCTATCTTGCCAAGGGTGACCATCAATCCGTTAAGAGCTCCAAGTCCAGCACCGAAACCCAGCCCGATGAGAAGGGCAAAGAATATGGCCCATGGTTCCCCGCTTGCACCAAACACTCCCAGAAGCCAGTTCAGTGCAAGGATAACAATTCCACCGACCAGTGCAACCATCGAGCCGACCGAAAGATCGATTCCTCCCGAAATTATAACAAAGGTCATACCTAGCGCTATGATTCCAGTATAAGAAACCTGCCTCAAAATATTTAGAAGATTCTGAGTCTGAAGAAAATACGGGCTGGCGAAAGCGGATATCACGAACAGAATCGCAAGAGCTATTAACGGACCAAACTTCTCGTATTCGAATCGTCTACGGACATTCTCTCTTGCCATCTAAGCAACCCCCTTGAGTCCAGTGGCGTGAAGCATTATCTCCTCTTCATTGATATGTTCTCCTTCAAGGATTCCCATAATCCTCCCTTCTCTCATAACGATCACGCGATTACACATGCCCATGATTTCTTCAAGTTCAGAGGAGATCAGAATACAGGATACACCTTCCCTAACTAGCTCGTTTATGAATCTGTATATTTCTCTCTTCGCGTTAACGTCAATTCCTCTTGTGGGTTCGTCAAAGATGAATATTTCGGGCTCCGGATCGAGGGATTTGGCGAGAGACACTTTCTGCTGATTACCACCGCTGAAGAACTCCAGCCTCGTCTTCAGAGATGCTGCCCTGATGTTGAACTTGTCAACGTACTTCTTTGTCTTTTCCTTCTCCAACTTGTTGTTGATAAGTATCTTAGAGTAGGAAGGCAGTGAAATGAGGGTGGTGTTCTTTATCATGTCGAACGAAGTGAGGATTCCGCTTCCCTGGCGGTCTTCAGACAAGTAAGCTATTTTGTTCTTCACGGCATCGATAGGAGATCTAATCTCGACTGATTTTCCGTTGATGCTGATCTTGCCGGAGTCTTTCTTTCTGATGCCAATGATCGTCTCGGCAAGCTCAGTCCTTCCGGCGCCCACCAGACCAGCAAAGCCGAGAATCTCACCTTTGCGAAGGCCGAAGGAAATGTCTTCCAGAAGGCCATGCAAAGATAGACCCTCAACTTCAAAGACAATCTCTTCAGAGGGTGAAACCTTCTCGGGAAAGACCTGGCTCAGTTCACGACCAACCATCCTCCTCGCCATTTCTTCTTCATCTGCCTCGTCAGCTTGACTGATGCTAATCGTCTTTCCATCTCTCAGAACCATAACCCTATCGCAGATCTCTTTGACTTCCTTAAGTTTGTGAGATATGTAGATGATCGTGACACCGCTTTCTTTAAGATTTCTCATTAGGTCAAAGAGGGTCTCGATCTCATTTAGAGTTAAGACTGTTGTCGGTTCATCCATTATCAATAGCTTAGAATTAAAAGCAATTGCCTTTGCTATTTCAACCATCTGCTTTTGGGCTACGCTTAGCCTTTCAATCTTTTCCTCGGGATGTATTGATTTCTTGAGTTCCTCCAGAAGCGAGACAGTCCTCTTCTTCATCTCTCTCTTGTTAAGAAAGCCCTTACGAGTAATTTCGCTGCCTAGAAAGATATTTTCGTAGACGTTGAGTTCGTTGATCAGATTGAATTCCTGTGGAATCATGGAGATGCCTATCGCTTTTGCATGCAAGGGGTCCTTGATATCTACTTCATTATCCTCAAAGAAGACCTTTCCCTCTGTGGGTGTGTAGATTCCACTGAGAATCTTGACAAGCGTAGACTTACCGGCGCCATTTTCTCCGATTATCCCAAAGATTTCTCCCTTGTTTATCTCGATGTCTATATTGTCGAGAACTCTGACTCCTGAGAATTCCTTTGAAATTCCTTGGGTCTTTATTAGGGCATCACCCATTAGGTCACTCCTCAACTTCTCATTGCATCGTCAAAAGCGACGTTTGAAGGCTCAAAGTCAACTTTTCTCACAAAATCGGCTGCTTCTTTCGCTCCGAACTCTCTTTCCATTCCGCTGTCTTCCCATTCTACTGATAAGGGGCCGCTATAACCTATGTTATTCAGTTCTCTAATTATCTCTTCAAAATCAACGTCACCGTGACCGAGCGACCTGAAGTTCCATCCGCGTCTAGTGTCACCGAAGGTCATCATTGATCCTAAAATTCCGGCTTTGCCGTCGAGGGTCACTGCGGCGTCCTTCATGTGTACATGATAGATTCTTTCAGCGAAGTCCCTTACGAAAAGGTGGGGTTTGACTCCCTGCCAGATGAGGTGGCTTGGATCGAAATTGAACCCGAGCGTTTTTCTGTAATTGAATACTTCCAGCAACCTCTTGGCAGTGTAATAATCGAATGCAATCTCAGTGGGATGAACTTCGAGAGCGAAGGTAATTCCTTCGGCGTCAAACTTATCGAAAATCGGCGTCCAGAGATCAACTATCTCTTGATAAGCATCTTCCACCATTTTCTCCGTTGTCTGGGGGAATGAATACCAGAACTTCCATACGGGAGAACCCGTAAAGCCGGTCACTGTGTAACAGCCCATGTTCTTCGCGGCCGTTGGTGCGTACATCATTTGCTCGATACCCCATGCTCGAATCTTTTCCGGACTTCCTCCACAGCTTGCCGGTGCGAAGCCGTCGAGTCTGACATCGTACAGATCACCTACACATTGCCCCATTAGGTGTGCTCCGATGGCCCAGCACTTCAGATTGTGTCTTTCGAGGATTCGCCTTCTTTCATCGACGTACTTTGGGTCCTTCGCAGCCATTTCGAGATTCATATGATCGCCCCAACATGCTATCTCCAAACCATCATATCCCCATGAACTGGCCTTTTCACAGATTTCTTCGAAAGTGAGATCGGCCCACTGGCCTGTAAATAATGTAACTGGTCTTTTTCCCATGTCAAAACCTCCTGACTACAGATCTACCCAGACGCTTCCCTTCTGGGAGCTCTCGACTGCTTTTCCAATGAATCTAACTCCTGCCAGACCGTCCTCTACTGTGGGGAAGTCGGCGTCAGACAGATCTTCCCCATTTTTCTTTTTTATAAGAGTCGTTGCGAAATTCCTGTATATGTTCGCAAAAGCTTCGTAGTAACCTTCTGGATGTCCCGCAGGTATTCTGGAGACGTTTGCCGCAGACGGGAGCATGTAACCTCCGCCTCTTGAGAGTATCTGAACCGGCCCTCCTACATATGCCACCTTCAGGTAGTTTGGATTCTCCTGTTCCCATTCGATTGAACCTTTGCTTCCGAATATCCTTATCTTCAGGCCGTTGTCATGTCCTACTGCAACCTGTGATGCCCAGAAGACTCCTCTAGCCCCGTTGTCGAACCTGACGAGAATCTCTGCGTTGTCATCCAAAGTTCTTCCGGGAACAAATGAGTCCAGACTGGCACAGATGGACTTGAGCTTCAACCCCGTAATATAAGAAACAGTGTTTTCAATGTGACTGCCAATATCACCGACACAGTTCGACTTTCCCGTCTGAGAAGGATCTGTTCTCCAGGAAGCCTGCATATTACCAGTATCTTCCAACCTTGTTGCCAGCCAGTCCTGAGCATATTCTCCCATAACGACTCTAATCTCGCCGATTTCCCCTCTCTGTATCATCTCTCTTGCGTGTTTGACCATAGCGTTTCCCGAGTAGGCATATGCTACAGCAAAGAGAAGCTTCTTCTCTTGAGCTAATCTTGAGAGTTCCTCAGCTTCCGACTCATCCACAGTAAGAGGTTTCTCGCAAACAACATTTATATTTGCTTCAAGAAACCTCTTTGCAATAGGATAATGAGTGACGTTTGGAGTGCATATGCTTACGAAATCTATACAGTCTTCTCTGGAGGACTCCCTTTCGGCCATTTCTTCGTAGTCTTTGTATACTCTGTCGTCAGTAACTCCAAGCTTTTTCGCAGTCCTGATGGTGTCTTCGTAATCAATCGAGAAGCAGCCAGCTACAAGTTGTGCGAGACCGTCCATCGCTATTGCCTTTCTGTGAACGTCGCCAATGAAAGATCCCTCGCCACCGCCTACCATGCCATATCTTAACTGACCCGCTGAGGAGACTTCTTTGCCTTCAATCATTTTACTCACCTCTCGTCTATATTGAATCTCACCGATGTAGTACGAAGAAAAGGGCGAATTTCCCCTATTCTCTAAAATTATAGCTAAAATGGAACTCAATTCTTGCATGATAATTTGGCAAAGTAACGGGAGGAAAACGGAAGGATTTTGTGAGAAACAGCATTGGATTCCACTATTTTCACTATACGGAGGATAATCATCCCAGATCGTTACTGGAGCGCTTACAAGAGTGTCGTAACAATAACCGATAGTTGCCTTTAATTTTTTGCCCCATAAAAATATTTATCTGATGGAAATAGGGAGGCGTGGAAATGCCCCGCCTCAGTTTTGATAAGTCTGGAGCCCCCCTTTTATCTTGCTCTTTATTAAAAGGAATAATATAGCTGTCGTTAGACAGGTCCACAAAATCTGGAAAGCAAAACCGCTCCATTTTGAGCTCAGGTTCAGAATATCCCGTAACGCCACGAATGACCAGCAAGTAGGAGACCAGAAGAAACCCATTGCGCTCCCTCTGGAAGTATGAAAACTAGCATCACAGGCATAAGCAATAGCCAGCCACTGATCTTCAACTTTTCAATGCCGCTCATCTGAGAGGATGAAACTACACCGATGAGAAAGCCGACAACTACTCCGATTATCGAGCTCACAGCGCTAACTATTATCAGCTTCAGATAGTCGATGCCGGGGATATCGAATATCAAAGTCGCAACGAGCGCATGGAATAGAGGTATCACAATTCCCATGACACTTCTGCCAAAAATTAGTTCGTTCTTTGTGATAGGAGTTACCATGAGAGCCCTCATAGCTCCGGACTCTTTCTCTTCTATTATGTTGAATCCGATAACCATACCACCAAGAACAAAAGAAATAATGACTACAAAGCTGAAACCGAATACCGTAATCAGAGGAACGAGTCTTACTCTATCGCTCTCCTCCACTTCGAGTGATTTCCATACATCGAATTGAATTCCCGACAAAATAAGTTTCGCAGCTTCTTCGATTTCCTTCGATTTGTTTCCTTGAAGAACGAGGTTATATGATTTTCCGTCATGATATAGGCCGATAACATCGCTCTTGCCTCCGACTCTTTCTTTCAATTCAGCTTCAGATACAGCGAATTTAATATCTCCGAACTTCTTTAAGGTCTCTGCAGCCTCCTGACTTTGTCACCAAAAATGACGAAAGAGTAACAACGGTCTTTGAAACTCGCCCGATATTTCATTGGACTGAAAAAAGAATCCGGGGACATTTTGTGTTGTGCTTTCTGGCTTTTCTAATGGAACGCTCATTGGAGATTAAAGCAAAAAAGAATGGGATTGATGCATCTCCTCAAAAACTGAAGGAATCTCTCAAATCACTACAGGTGATGGGTTTTTCTACAAATCATAAGGACTATTTTTTGAAGACAAGGGGGGATCCGCTTGGGAATAGGTTGGTGAGGCTCTTTAGAATTAAGCCTCCCAACAATGTGACGGAACAATCTGAACTCGTTCTTTGATTTAGATAAGATTCAAGTCGCTTCTGTTCGTGGTGGCAATTTGGCATTTTTTTGTTGTAACTTTTGCGCTATGACTGATTTTGCACTCCCTGTCGTGACAAAGTCAAGTTACTTGTCAATCGCAATATATGAATAATCACTGGGGAAAAAAGAGAGCGGCATCTCACCGCTCTCCAAGGAAATTGCAGCTTACTCAAGAACGTCAATAGTTATTAATTTCAATGGAATGATAACCTTTGGTTCGACGCTTGCACCGTTGATGATTCTCTGAGCCGCAATCACTGCCATTTCCATCTGCAGGTAGGGCTGCTGCTGAACTGTTGCAATCATTTCTCCAGCCTTAATTGCAGCAATTGCATCGTCAGTCGCATCGATTCCGACGATCTTGATTTCATTCAGCCTTCCTGCGGCAATCGCCGATCTTACAGCACCCAGAGCCATTTCGTCATTGTGGGCGTAAATTCCATCCAGAACAGGGTTCCCCTGTAGAATGTCGTCAGCGACTCTCGCGCCTTCTTCCCTTGAGTAATTTGCTGTCAGTGATGCGACGACTTCAATACCGGGGTACTTCTTCATCTCGTCCATGAAACCGGCTTGCCTGTCTACTGACGAGGGCGCACCGGGAATTCCCTCAAGAATCGCAACTCTGCCTTTTCCGTCAAGAGCCTCTGCCATGGCGACTGCGGCCAGCATTCCGGCTTCTTTATTATCAATATCAAGATGCTGCGCCACAACTCCTCCATTCGAAGGTCTTGTAACTGTAATTACCGGGATTCCGGCTGCATTTGCTTCAAGAACTGCCGAGACTATTGCATCTGAATCAACTGGATTGATGATAAGTACATCAACCTTTCTCGTTATTAGATCCTGAATCTGAGCGAATTGAGTTTCCGGTTTGTCCTGTGCGTCTAGAACGATCAGTTTCAACCCAAGTTCACTTGCCTTTGCCTCTCCACCCTCTTTCATGGTTACGAAAAAGGGATTCGCCAGCGTGGAAACTGAGAATCCAATGGTCTTGGCCGCAAGGCCAGTTAGTGCCAGCAATCCAACCATCAAAATTACCAAAAGCATTCGTTTCATGTTACCCCTCCTTTTTGATAGGTAATCTTAATCACTACGTTTTGCCAGTACGGCAACGAGTATTATGACTCCTTTAACGATTTGCTGAAAGAACGATGAAACTCCAACTAGATTCATTCCATTATCAATAACACCTATTACCATGGCTCCCAGGAGTGTGCCCAACACGGTTCCCACTCCTCCTGAAAGGGAGGCTCCGCCAAGTATCACCGCAGCGATGACATTCATCTCAAGCCCTTCTGCAGCGTTCGGTTGCGCCGATAGCAATCTGGAAGTTATGAGAATGCCACCAAGGGCGCTCGTGAGGCCGGAAATTGCGAAAGCAAGCACCCTGTACTTCTTGACAGGAATTGCTGATAACCTGGCAGCTTCTTTGTTAGCTCCGATCGATTTAACATATATACCATGTTTGGTTTTGTTCAGTACAAAGAAGGCAAGAGCGAAGACCCCGGCGGCAATAATCGTTGATACCGGCACTGGACCGAGATAACCAGCGCCCATTATACCGAAATTAACCGGCAATCTAGATATTGGTTTTCCTCCCGTCCACACTAGCGCTACTCCTCGCGCAATTCCCATCATTGCAAGCGTTACTATGAAGGATTGAACTCTTCCGTAGACGGTGAGAACGCCATTTGTAAGCCCTATACCGATTCCCATAGCCAATCCCGCAATCATAGCAATAAATATTGAGCCCGTAGCGGTCAGAACTGCTGCGGTTGCAACTCCTACCAATGCTGCGGAAGAACCTACAGAAAGATCTATCTCTCCAGTTAGGATGACGAAGGTCATTCCGATGGCGACTATTAAGGTTATCGACACCTGCCTGGTTATATTGAGCAGATTTCTGGAATTGAAGAAGAAGGGAGATATCACTGAGAAGACTACCATCAGGATCACAAGAATTAGAATCAGTCCCAACTCTCCTTTGAGCAACTTCAGAAATTTTGCCCAAAACGCAGATCTATCCGTTTTCTC
This genomic window from Mesotoga sp. Brook.08.105.5.1 contains:
- a CDS encoding ABC transporter substrate-binding protein; this encodes MKKALVLMILVVFVLSAFAMAAEKIKIGVAIPSADHGWTGGIVWWAQRAIKDWNEKDPDVEFFLVTADSPAKQVGDVEDLMVKGIDALVILAHDSEPLTPIVEKAYNSGVFIVSVDRGLTKPVENVYVAGDNPGLGRVSAEWMAEALDYKGDIVVLEGIPCVINSERVDAFNEVMAKYPDIRILDSQPAYWDTARGLEIMENYLQKYPKIDAVWAQDDDVLVGVLQAYRESGRNDIKLFLGGAGSKEMIKKIIDNDPLVKADVTYPPSMIATGISMAVFAMRGHPLEGFYQQQIPSKIILAAELITAENAELYYEPDSIF
- a CDS encoding ABC transporter permease is translated as MARENVRRRFEYEKFGPLIALAILFVISAFASPYFLQTQNLLNILRQVSYTGIIALGMTFVIISGGIDLSVGSMVALVGGIVILALNWLLGVFGASGEPWAIFFALLIGLGFGAGLGALNGLMVTLGKIAPFIATLGTMAIFRSMALYIGSAGVFRSQSRLFPDLGMGRILGIPNPVIVFISLAVVFAIILNKTRYGRYLCAVGSNPKVAKYSAIKVNLTRFMSYVAVGITVGFSAVFLSARLNSMSSTNGGLNYELDAIAAVIIGGTPMTGGSGSIFGTVIGAITLGIINNMLNMLGVSPYLQGTVKGVVIIGAVLIQRKRAQ
- a CDS encoding sugar ABC transporter ATP-binding protein, producing MGDALIKTQGISKEFSGVRVLDNIDIEINKGEIFGIIGENGAGKSTLVKILSGIYTPTEGKVFFEDNEVDIKDPLHAKAIGISMIPQEFNLINELNVYENIFLGSEITRKGFLNKREMKKRTVSLLEELKKSIHPEEKIERLSVAQKQMVEIAKAIAFNSKLLIMDEPTTVLTLNEIETLFDLMRNLKESGVTIIYISHKLKEVKEICDRVMVLRDGKTISISQADEADEEEMARRMVGRELSQVFPEKVSPSEEIVFEVEGLSLHGLLEDISFGLRKGEILGFAGLVGAGRTELAETIIGIRKKDSGKISINGKSVEIRSPIDAVKNKIAYLSEDRQGSGILTSFDMIKNTTLISLPSYSKILINNKLEKEKTKKYVDKFNIRAASLKTRLEFFSGGNQQKVSLAKSLDPEPEIFIFDEPTRGIDVNAKREIYRFINELVREGVSCILISSELEEIMGMCNRVIVMREGRIMGILEGEHINEEEIMLHATGLKGVA
- a CDS encoding sugar phosphate isomerase/epimerase, with amino-acid sequence MGKRPVTLFTGQWADLTFEEICEKASSWGYDGLEIACWGDHMNLEMAAKDPKYVDERRRILERHNLKCWAIGAHLMGQCVGDLYDVRLDGFAPASCGGSPEKIRAWGIEQMMYAPTAAKNMGCYTVTGFTGSPVWKFWYSFPQTTEKMVEDAYQEIVDLWTPIFDKFDAEGITFALEVHPTEIAFDYYTAKRLLEVFNYRKTLGFNFDPSHLIWQGVKPHLFVRDFAERIYHVHMKDAAVTLDGKAGILGSMMTFGDTRRGWNFRSLGHGDVDFEEIIRELNNIGYSGPLSVEWEDSGMEREFGAKEAADFVRKVDFEPSNVAFDDAMRS
- a CDS encoding Gfo/Idh/MocA family oxidoreductase; the encoded protein is MIEGKEVSSAGQLRYGMVGGGEGSFIGDVHRKAIAMDGLAQLVAGCFSIDYEDTIRTAKKLGVTDDRVYKDYEEMAERESSREDCIDFVSICTPNVTHYPIAKRFLEANINVVCEKPLTVDESEAEELSRLAQEKKLLFAVAYAYSGNAMVKHAREMIQRGEIGEIRVVMGEYAQDWLATRLEDTGNMQASWRTDPSQTGKSNCVGDIGSHIENTVSYITGLKLKSICASLDSFVPGRTLDDNAEILVRFDNGARGVFWASQVAVGHDNGLKIRIFGSKGSIEWEQENPNYLKVAYVGGPVQILSRGGGYMLPSAANVSRIPAGHPEGYYEAFANIYRNFATTLIKKKNGEDLSDADFPTVEDGLAGVRFIGKAVESSQKGSVWVDL
- a CDS encoding ABC transporter permease, with product MKERVGGKSDVIGLYHDGKSYNLVLQGNKSKEIEEAAKLILSGIQFDVWKSLEVEESDRVRLVPLITVFGFSFVVIISFVLGGMVIGFNIIEEKESGAMRALMVTPITKNELIFGRSVMGIVIPLFHALVATLIFDIPGIDYLKLIIVSAVSSIIGVVVGFLIGVVSSSQMSGIEKLKISGWLLLMPVMLVFILPEGAQWVSSGLLLAGHSWRYGIF
- a CDS encoding substrate-binding domain-containing protein, with the protein product MKRMLLVILMVGLLALTGLAAKTIGFSVSTLANPFFVTMKEGGEAKASELGLKLIVLDAQDKPETQFAQIQDLITRKVDVLIINPVDSDAIVSAVLEANAAGIPVITVTRPSNGGVVAQHLDIDNKEAGMLAAVAMAEALDGKGRVAILEGIPGAPSSVDRQAGFMDEMKKYPGIEVVASLTANYSREEGARVADDILQGNPVLDGIYAHNDEMALGAVRSAIAAGRLNEIKIVGIDATDDAIAAIKAGEMIATVQQQPYLQMEMAVIAAQRIINGASVEPKVIIPLKLITIDVLE
- a CDS encoding ABC transporter permease, which produces MEKNIEKTDRSAFWAKFLKLLKGELGLILILVILMVVFSVISPFFFNSRNLLNITRQVSITLIVAIGMTFVILTGEIDLSVGSSAALVGVATAAVLTATGSIFIAMIAGLAMGIGIGLTNGVLTVYGRVQSFIVTLAMMGIARGVALVWTGGKPISRLPVNFGIMGAGYLGPVPVSTIIAAGVFALAFFVLNKTKHGIYVKSIGANKEAARLSAIPVKKYRVLAFAISGLTSALGGILITSRLLSAQPNAAEGLEMNVIAAVILGGASLSGGVGTVLGTLLGAMVIGVIDNGMNLVGVSSFFQQIVKGVIILVAVLAKRSD